A stretch of Helicobacter pylori oki112 DNA encodes these proteins:
- the cagF gene encoding type IV secretion system chaperone CagF → MKQNLREQKLLKILENDVLTILDSFSNYLFELREELDFIEEEMEGEITEQNLTTLYDFSNFLEDHVNVFYENVLNIDDVKTEHLYSSLIDSLNANLHFVKSFLSNQDLDFSFFKEINDGQDPQKTLSKLIPLQSGKNDASSFKANNSFVSLVYVYAYFMLETIMQSYRILRLLEKPINNNISEDMQSDIENFFVQANFLEYYVQNKIYPTNHAYDFMHLIMDSIVPNWIQIDMSVEAKKKELFEKYFQNIDEVTNKMLDQKNQNKNND, encoded by the coding sequence ATGAAACAAAATTTGCGTGAACAAAAATTATTGAAAATTTTAGAAAATGATGTCTTGACGATTTTGGATAGTTTTTCTAATTACCTTTTTGAACTGAGAGAAGAATTGGACTTCATAGAAGAAGAAATGGAAGGCGAAATCACTGAACAAAACCTTACCACTCTTTATGATTTTTCTAATTTCTTAGAAGACCATGTCAATGTGTTTTATGAGAATGTTTTGAATATAGATGATGTCAAAACAGAACACCTTTATTCAAGTCTCATAGATAGTCTCAATGCTAATCTTCACTTTGTCAAGTCATTTCTCAGTAATCAGGATTTAGACTTCAGCTTTTTTAAAGAAATAAACGATGGGCAAGATCCCCAGAAAACACTATCAAAATTGATTCCTCTTCAAAGTGGGAAAAATGACGCAAGCTCGTTTAAAGCAAATAATTCTTTTGTATCATTAGTTTATGTTTATGCTTACTTCATGCTAGAAACTATCATGCAGTCGTATAGGATTCTCAGATTACTAGAAAAACCTATCAATAACAACATAAGCGAGGATATGCAGAGCGATATAGAGAATTTTTTTGTTCAAGCGAATTTTTTAGAATACTATGTTCAGAACAAAATATACCCAACAAATCATGCCTATGACTTCATGCATTTAATCATGGACTCCATTGTTCCTAATTGGATTCAAATTGATATGAGCGTTGAAGCTAAAAAGAAAGAGCTTTTTGAAAAATATTTTCAAAACATTGATGAAGTAACAAACAAAATGCTCGATCAAAAAAATCAAAACAAAAATAACGATTGA
- the cagA gene encoding type IV secretion system oncogenic effector CagA translates to MVNETIDQTPSQTAFNPQQFINNLQVAFLKVDNAVASFDPDQKPIVDKNDRDNRQAFEKISQLREEFANKAIKNPAKKNQYFSNFISKSSDLINKDSLIDTGSSIKSFQKFGTQRYQIFMNWVSHQKDPSKINTQRIRSFMENIIQPPISDDKEKAEFLRSAKQAFAGIIIGNQIQSDQKFMGVFDESLKERQEAEKNGGSTGEPTGGDWLDIFLSFVFNKKQSSDLKETLDQEPVSHVQPDIATTTTDIQGLPPESRDLLDERGNFSKFTLGDMEMLDVEGVADIDPNYKFNQLLIHNNALSSVLMGSHNGIEPEKVSLLYGGNGGPEARHDWNATVGYKNQQGNNVATLINVHMKNGSGLVIAGGEKGVNNPSFYLYKEDQLTGLKQALSQKEIQNKVDFMEFLAKNNARLDNLSKKEKEKFQNEIEDFQKDSKAYLDALGNDHIAFVSKKDKKHLALVAEFGNGELSYTLKDYGKKQDKALDRETKTTLQGNLKHDGVMFVNYSNFKYTNASKSPDKGVGATNGVSHLEANLSKVAVFNLPNLNNLAINSYIRRDLEDKLRAKGLSPQEANKLIKDFLNSNKELVEKALNFNKTVAEAKNTGNYDEVKKAQKDLEKSIRKREHLEKEVMKKLENRNDNKNRMEAKAQANSQKDKIFAIINEEAGKEARAATCVQNLKGIRMELSDKLENINKNLKDFDKSFDEFKNGKNKDFSKAEETLKALKDSVKDLGINPEWISKVENLNTALNEFKNGKNKDFSKVTQAKSDLENSIKDVIINQKITDKVDNLNQAVSIAKATGDFSRVEQALADLKNFSKGQLTQQAQKNEDFNTGKNSKLYQSVKNGVNGTLVGNGLSGIEATALAKKFSDIKKELNEKFKNFNNNNNNGLKNEPIYAEVNKKKTGQVASPEEPIYTQVAKKVKAKIDRLDQIASGLGGVGQAGFSLKGHTKVGDLSKVGLSANHEPIYATIDDLGGPFPLKKHDKVGDLSKVGLSREQELKQKIDNLNQAVSEAKACHFDNLDQMIDKLKDSTKKNVMNLYVESAKKVPTSLSAKLDDYATNSHTRINSNVKNGAINEKATGMLTQKNPEWLKIVNDKIVAHNVGSVSLSEYDKIGFNQKNMKDYSDSFKFSTKLNNAIKDIKSGFVQFLTNTFSTASYYCLAEENAKHGIKNANTKGGFQKS, encoded by the coding sequence ATGGTTAACGAAACTATTGATCAAACACCAAGCCAAACAGCTTTTAACCCGCAGCAATTTATCAATAATCTTCAAGTAGCTTTTCTTAAAGTTGATAACGCTGTCGCTTCATTTGATCCTGATCAAAAACCAATCGTTGATAAGAATGATAGGGATAACAGGCAAGCTTTTGAGAAAATCTCGCAACTAAGGGAGGAATTCGCTAATAAAGCGATCAAAAATCCTGCCAAAAAGAATCAGTATTTTTCAAACTTTATCAGTAAGAGCAGTGATTTAATCAACAAAGACAGTCTCATTGATACAGGTTCTTCCATAAAGAGCTTTCAGAAATTTGGGACTCAGCGTTACCAAATTTTTATGAATTGGGTGTCCCATCAAAAAGATCCATCTAAAATCAACACCCAAAGAATCCGAAGTTTTATGGAAAATATCATACAACCCCCTATCTCTGATGATAAAGAAAAAGCGGAGTTTTTGAGGTCTGCCAAACAAGCTTTTGCAGGAATTATCATAGGAAACCAGATCCAATCAGATCAAAAATTCATGGGCGTGTTTGATGAATCTTTGAAAGAAAGGCAAGAAGCAGAAAAAAATGGAGGGTCTACTGGAGAGCCTACTGGTGGGGATTGGCTTGATATTTTTTTATCATTTGTGTTTAACAAAAAACAATCTTCCGATCTCAAAGAAACGCTCGATCAAGAACCAGTTTCTCATGTCCAACCAGATATAGCCACTACCACCACCGACATACAAGGCTTACCGCCTGAATCTAGGGATTTGCTTGATGAAAGGGGTAATTTTTCTAAATTCACTCTTGGTGATATGGAAATGTTAGATGTTGAGGGTGTCGCTGACATTGATCCTAATTACAAGTTCAACCAATTATTGATTCACAATAACGCTCTGTCTTCTGTGTTAATGGGGAGTCATAATGGCATAGAACCTGAAAAAGTTTCATTATTGTATGGGGGCAATGGTGGTCCTGAAGCTAGGCATGATTGGAACGCCACCGTTGGTTATAAAAACCAACAAGGCAACAATGTGGCTACACTCATTAATGTGCATATGAAAAACGGCAGTGGGTTAGTCATAGCAGGTGGTGAGAAAGGGGTTAACAACCCTAGTTTTTATCTCTACAAAGAAGACCAGCTCACAGGCTTGAAACAAGCATTGAGTCAAAAAGAGATCCAAAACAAAGTGGATTTCATGGAATTTCTTGCAAAAAACAACGCTAGATTAGATAACTTGAGCAAGAAAGAGAAAGAAAAATTCCAAAATGAGATTGAAGATTTTCAAAAAGACTCTAAGGCTTATTTAGATGCCCTAGGGAATGATCACATTGCTTTTGTTTCTAAAAAAGACAAAAAACATTTAGCTTTAGTTGCTGAGTTTGGTAATGGGGAATTGAGCTACACTCTCAAAGATTATGGGAAAAAACAAGATAAAGCTTTAGATAGGGAGACAAAAACCACTCTTCAAGGTAACCTAAAACATGATGGCGTGATGTTTGTTAATTATTCTAATTTCAAATACACCAACGCCTCCAAGAGTCCTGATAAGGGTGTGGGTGCTACGAATGGCGTTTCCCATTTGGAAGCAAATCTTAGCAAGGTAGCTGTCTTTAATTTGCCTAATTTAAATAATCTCGCTATCAATAGTTATATAAGGCGAGACTTAGAAGATAAACTGAGGGCTAAAGGATTGTCCCCACAAGAAGCTAATAAGCTCATCAAAGACTTTTTGAACAGCAACAAAGAATTGGTTGAAAAAGCTTTAAACTTCAATAAAACTGTAGCTGAAGCTAAAAACACAGGCAATTATGATGAAGTGAAAAAAGCTCAGAAAGATCTTGAAAAATCTATAAGGAAACGAGAGCATTTAGAGAAAGAAGTAATGAAAAAATTGGAGAACAGAAACGACAACAAAAATAGAATGGAAGCAAAAGCTCAAGCTAACAGCCAAAAAGATAAGATTTTTGCAATTATCAATGAAGAGGCTGGTAAGGAAGCAAGAGCGGCCACTTGCGTTCAGAATCTTAAAGGCATCAGAATGGAATTGTCTGATAAGCTTGAAAACATCAACAAGAATTTGAAAGACTTTGATAAATCTTTTGATGAATTCAAAAATGGCAAAAATAAGGATTTTAGCAAGGCAGAAGAAACGCTAAAAGCCCTTAAAGACTCGGTGAAAGATTTAGGCATCAATCCAGAATGGATTTCAAAAGTTGAAAACCTTAATACAGCTTTGAATGAATTCAAAAATGGCAAAAATAAGGATTTCAGCAAGGTAACGCAAGCAAAAAGCGACCTTGAAAATTCCATTAAAGATGTGATCATCAATCAAAAGATAACGGATAAAGTTGACAATCTCAATCAAGCTGTATCAATAGCTAAAGCAACGGGTGATTTCAGTAGGGTAGAGCAAGCGCTAGCCGATCTCAAGAATTTCTCAAAAGGACAATTGACTCAACAAGCTCAAAAAAATGAAGATTTCAATACTGGAAAAAATTCTAAACTATACCAATCCGTTAAGAATGGTGTAAATGGAACCCTAGTCGGTAATGGGTTATCTGGAATAGAGGCCACAGCTCTCGCCAAAAAATTTTCGGATATCAAGAAAGAATTGAATGAGAAATTTAAAAATTTCAACAACAATAACAATAATGGACTCAAAAACGAACCCATTTATGCTGAAGTTAATAAAAAGAAAACAGGACAAGTAGCTAGCCCTGAAGAACCCATTTATACTCAAGTTGCTAAAAAGGTAAAAGCAAAAATTGACCGACTCGATCAAATAGCAAGTGGTTTGGGTGGTGTAGGGCAAGCGGGGTTCTCTTTGAAAGGGCATACTAAAGTTGGTGATCTCAGTAAGGTAGGGCTTTCAGCTAACCATGAACCCATTTACGCTACGATTGATGATCTCGGCGGACCTTTCCCTTTGAAAAAGCATGATAAAGTTGGTGATCTCAGTAAGGTAGGGCTTTCAAGGGAGCAAGAATTGAAACAAAAGATTGACAATCTCAATCAGGCGGTATCAGAAGCTAAAGCATGTCATTTTGACAACCTAGATCAAATGATAGACAAGCTCAAAGATTCTACAAAAAAGAATGTTATGAATCTATATGTTGAAAGTGCAAAAAAAGTGCCTACTAGTTTGTCAGCGAAATTGGACGATTATGCTACTAACAGCCACACACGCATTAATAGCAATGTCAAAAATGGAGCAATCAATGAAAAAGCGACTGGTATGCTAACGCAAAAAAACCCTGAGTGGCTCAAGATCGTGAATGATAAGATAGTTGCGCATAATGTGGGAAGCGTTTCTTTGTCAGAGTATGATAAAATTGGCTTCAACCAGAAGAATATGAAAGATTATTCTGATTCGTTCAAGTTTTCCACCAAGTTGAACAATGCTATAAAAGACATTAAGTCTGGCTTTGTGCAATTTTTAACCAATACATTTTCTACAGCATCTTATTACTGCTTGGCGGAAGAAAATGCGAAGCATGGAATCAAAAATGCTAATACAAAAGGTGGTTTCCAAAAATCTTAA
- the cagD gene encoding cag pathogenicity island type IV secretion system protein CagD, whose translation MINNNSNKKLRGFFLKVLLSLVVFSSYGSANDDNQAKKEVQEKEKNTPNGLVYTNLDFDSFKATIKNLKDKKVTFKEVNPDIIKDEVFDFVIVNRVLKKIKDLKHYDPIIEKIFDEKGKEMGLNVELQINPEVKDFFTFKSISTTNKQRCFLSLRGETREILCDDKLYNVLLAVFNSYDPNDLLKHISTIESLKKIFYTITCEAVYL comes from the coding sequence TTGATCAACAATAATAGTAATAAAAAACTAAGAGGCTTTTTTTTGAAAGTTCTCTTAAGTCTCGTTGTTTTCAGTTCGTATGGGTCAGCAAATGACGATAATCAAGCCAAAAAAGAAGTGCAAGAAAAAGAAAAAAACACTCCCAATGGGCTTGTTTATACGAATTTAGATTTTGATAGTTTCAAGGCGACTATCAAAAATTTGAAAGACAAGAAAGTAACTTTCAAAGAAGTCAATCCCGATATTATCAAAGATGAAGTTTTTGACTTCGTGATTGTCAATAGAGTCCTTAAAAAAATAAAGGATTTGAAGCATTACGATCCAATCATTGAAAAAATCTTTGATGAAAAGGGTAAAGAAATGGGACTGAATGTAGAATTACAGATCAATCCTGAAGTAAAAGACTTTTTTACTTTTAAAAGCATCAGCACGACCAATAAACAACGCTGCTTTCTGTCATTGCGCGGAGAAACAAGAGAAATTTTATGCGATGATAAGCTATATAATGTTTTATTGGCCGTATTCAATTCTTATGACCCTAATGATCTTTTGAAACATATTAGCACCATAGAGTCTCTCAAAAAAATCTTTTATACGATTACATGTGAAGCGGTATATCTATAA
- the murI gene encoding glutamate racemase, which translates to MKVGVFDSGVGGFSVLKSLLKAQLFDEIIYYGDSARVPYGTKDPTTIKQFGLEALDFFKPHKIELLIVACNTASALALEEMQKHSKIPIVGVIEPSILAIKQQVKDKNAPILVLGTKATIQSNAYDNALKQQGYLNVSHLATSLFVPLIEENILEGELLETCMRYYFTPLKILPEVVILGCTHFPLIAHQIEGYFMEHFALSTPPLLIHSGDAIVEYLHQKYALKKNACAFPKVEFHASGDVVWLEKQAKEWLKL; encoded by the coding sequence ATGAAAGTAGGTGTTTTTGATAGCGGTGTGGGAGGTTTTAGCGTTTTAAAAAGCCTTTTAAAAGCGCAATTGTTTGATGAAATCATCTATTATGGCGATAGCGCTAGAGTGCCTTATGGCACTAAAGACCCCACCACGATCAAGCAATTTGGCTTAGAGGCTTTGGATTTTTTCAAACCGCACAAGATTGAATTATTGATTGTGGCATGCAACACAGCGAGCGCTCTAGCTTTAGAAGAGATGCAAAAGCATTCCAAAATCCCTATTGTGGGCGTGATTGAGCCAAGCATTTTAGCGATCAAACAACAAGTAAAAGATAAAAACGCCCCTATTTTAGTGCTAGGGACAAAAGCGACGATTCAATCCAACGCTTATGACAACGCCCTGAAACAACAAGGCTATTTGAATGTTTCGCATTTAGCCACTTCTCTTTTTGTGCCTTTGATTGAAGAAAATATTTTAGAGGGCGAATTGCTAGAAACTTGCATGCGTTATTATTTCACTCCATTAAAGATCTTGCCTGAAGTGGTTATTTTAGGTTGCACGCATTTTCCCTTAATCGCTCACCAAATTGAGGGCTATTTTATGGAACATTTTGCCCTTTCAACGCCTCCCCTACTCATCCATTCTGGCGATGCTATTGTGGAATATTTGCACCAAAAATACGCCCTTAAGAAAAACGCATGCGCATTCCCTAAAGTGGAATTTCATGCGAGCGGCGATGTGGTTTGGCTAGAAAAACAGGCTAAAGAATGGCTCAAATTGTAA
- a CDS encoding CagC family type IV secretion system protein, whose product MKFFTRITDNYKKVVVTLGLVMTTNPLMAVNSPTTGITETKSLVIQIISVLAIVGGCALGVKGIADIWKISDDIKRGQATVFAYAQPIAMLAVAGGIIYLSTKFGFNIGESGAS is encoded by the coding sequence ATGAAATTTTTTACAAGAATCACTGACAACTACAAGAAAGTTGTAGTAACTTTAGGGCTAGTGATGACAACCAATCCTTTAATGGCGGTCAACAGTCCTACAACAGGCATCACTGAAACTAAAAGTTTGGTTATTCAGATCATTTCTGTTCTAGCGATCGTAGGTGGTTGCGCTCTAGGGGTCAAAGGCATAGCAGATATTTGGAAAATCTCTGATGACATCAAAAGAGGTCAGGCGACTGTTTTTGCTTATGCGCAACCCATAGCTATGTTAGCGGTGGCAGGCGGTATTATCTATTTGAGCACTAAGTTTGGCTTCAATATTGGCGAAAGTGGAGCTAGCTAA
- the cagG gene encoding cag pathogenicity island type IV secretion system translocation protein CagG encodes MKTNFYKIKLLFAWCLIISMFNAPLNADQNTDIKDISPEDMALNSVGLVSRDQLKIEIPKETLEQKVAILNDYNDKNVNIKFDDISLGSFQPNDNLGINAMWGIQNLLMSQMMGDYGPNNPFMYGYAPTYSDSSFLPPILGY; translated from the coding sequence ATGAAAACGAATTTTTATAAAATTAAATTACTATTTGCTTGGTGTCTTATCATTAGCATGTTTAACGCTCCGCTTAACGCTGACCAAAACACTGATATAAAAGATATTAGTCCTGAAGATATGGCGCTAAATAGCGTGGGGCTTGTTTCTAGAGATCAACTAAAAATAGAGATCCCTAAAGAAACCCTAGAACAAAAAGTGGCCATACTCAATGACTATAACGATAAGAATGTTAATATCAAGTTTGACGACATAAGTTTAGGGAGTTTTCAACCTAATGATAATCTAGGTATCAATGCGATGTGGGGCATTCAAAATCTTCTCATGAGCCAAATGATGGGCGATTACGGTCCAAACAATCCTTTCATGTATGGCTATGCGCCAACATACTCAGATTCATCGTTTTTACCACCGATCTTAGGGTATTAA
- the cagB gene encoding cag pathogenicity island protein B: protein MENKSIGQIFKDSFKKSFFSGLWSCLKWSFILTLISLGLFLLVFRFQPETIKKYIKDPKDLQFYNDLRKKNGWDK, encoded by the coding sequence ATGGAAAACAAATCAATAGGACAGATTTTCAAAGACAGCTTCAAAAAAAGTTTCTTTAGTGGTCTATGGAGTTGCTTAAAGTGGAGCTTTATTCTCACTCTGATCAGCTTGGGTTTGTTTCTGCTTGTTTTTAGGTTTCAACCTGAGACGATTAAAAAATACATCAAAGATCCTAAAGATCTACAATTCTACAACGACTTGAGAAAGAAAAATGGTTGGGACAAGTAG
- the cagE gene encoding cag pathogenicity island type IV secretion system ATPase CagE, with protein sequence MFVASKQADEQKKLIIEQEVQKRQFQKIEELKADMQKGVNPFFKVLFDGGNRLFGFPETFIYSSIFILFVTIVLSVILFQAYEPVLIIAIVIVLVALGFKKDYRLYQRMERAMKFKKPFLFKGVKNKAFMSIFSMKPSKEMANDIHLNPNREDRLVSAANSYLANNYECFLDDGVILTNNYSLLGTIKLGGIDFLTTSKKDLIELHASIYSVFRNFVTPEFKFYFHTVKKKIVIDETNRDYSLAFSNDFMRAYNEKQKRESFYDISFFLTIEQDLLDTLNEPVMNKKHFADNNFEEFQRIIRAKLENFKDRIELIEELLSKYHPTRLKEYTKDGVIYSKQCEFYNFLVGMNEAPFICNRKDLYLKEKMHGGVKEVYFANKHGKILNDDLSEKYFSAIEISEYAPKSQSDLFDKINALDSEFIFMHAYSPKNSQVLKDKLAFTSRRIIISGGSKEQGMTLGCLSELVGNGDITLGSYGNSLVLFADSFEKMKQSVKECVSSLNAKGFLANAATFSMENYFFAKHCSFITLPFIFDVTSNNFADFIAMRAMSFDGNQENNAWGNSVMTLKSEINSPFYLNFHMPTDFGSASAGHTLILGSTGSGKTVFMSMTLNAMGQFAHNFPANVSKDKQKLTMVYMDKDYGAYGNIVAMGGEYVKIELGTDTGLNPFAWAACVQKSNATMEQKQTAISVVKELVKNLATKSDEKDENGNSLSFSLADSNTLAAAVTNLITGDMNLDYPITQLINAFGKDHNDPNGLVARLAPFCKSTNGEFQWLFDNKATDRLDFSKTIIGVDGSSFLDNNDVSPFICFYLFARIQEAMDGRRFVLDIDEAWKYLGDPKVAYFVRDMLKTARKRNAIVRLATQSITDLLACPIADTIREQCPTKIFLRNDGGNLSDYQRLANVTEKEFEIITKGLDRKILYKQDGSPSVIASFNLRGIPKEYLKILSTDTVFVKEIDKIIQNHSIIDKYQALRQMYQQIEEY encoded by the coding sequence GTGTTTGTGGCAAGCAAACAAGCTGACGAACAAAAAAAGCTAATCATAGAGCAAGAGGTTCAAAAGCGGCAGTTTCAAAAAATAGAAGAGCTTAAAGCAGACATGCAAAAAGGTGTCAATCCCTTTTTTAAAGTCTTGTTTGATGGGGGGAATAGGTTGTTTGGTTTCCCTGAAACTTTTATTTATTCCTCTATATTTATATTGTTTGTAACCATTGTATTATCTGTTATTCTTTTTCAAGCCTATGAACCTGTTTTGATTATAGCGATTGTTATTGTGCTTGTAGCTCTTGGATTCAAGAAAGATTATAGGCTTTATCAAAGAATGGAGCGAGCGATGAAATTTAAAAAACCTTTTTTGTTTAAGGGCGTGAAAAACAAAGCATTCATGAGCATTTTTTCCATGAAGCCTAGTAAAGAAATGGCTAATGACATCCACTTAAATCCAAACAGAGAAGACAGACTTGTGAGCGCTGCAAACTCCTATCTAGCGAATAACTATGAATGTTTTTTAGATGATGGGGTGATCCTTACTAACAACTATTCTCTTTTAGGCACAATCAAATTGGGGGGCATTGATTTTTTAACCACTTCCAAAAAAGATCTCATAGAGTTACACGCTTCTATTTATAGCGTTTTTAGGAATTTTGTTACCCCTGAATTCAAATTTTATTTTCACACTGTTAAAAAGAAAATCGTTATTGATGAAACCAATAGGGACTATAGTCTTGCTTTTTCTAATGATTTTATGCGAGCCTATAATGAGAAGCAAAAGAGAGAAAGTTTTTATGACATTAGTTTTTTTCTGACCATAGAGCAAGATTTATTAGACACTCTCAATGAACCCGTTATGAATAAAAAGCATTTTGCAGACAATAATTTTGAAGAGTTTCAAAGGATTATTAGAGCCAAGCTTGAAAACTTCAAGGATAGGATAGAGCTCATAGAAGAGCTATTGAGTAAATACCACCCCACCAGATTGAAAGAATACACCAAAGATGGGGTTATTTACTCCAAACAATGCGAGTTTTACAATTTTCTTGTGGGAATGAATGAAGCCCCTTTTATTTGCAACAGAAAAGACTTGTATCTCAAGGAAAAAATGCATGGTGGGGTGAAAGAAGTTTATTTTGCCAATAAGCATGGAAAAATCTTAAATGACGATTTGAGTGAAAAATATTTTAGCGCTATTGAGATTAGTGAATACGCCCCTAAATCACAGAGCGATTTGTTTGATAAAATCAACGCTCTAGACAGCGAATTCATCTTTATGCATGCTTATTCGCCTAAAAACTCACAGGTTTTAAAGGACAAACTAGCTTTCACCTCTAGAAGAATTATTATTAGTGGAGGCTCTAAAGAGCAGGGCATGACTTTAGGTTGCTTGAGCGAATTAGTGGGTAATGGTGATATTACGCTAGGCAGTTATGGTAATTCTTTAGTGTTGTTTGCTGATAGCTTTGAAAAAATGAAACAAAGCGTTAAGGAATGCGTCTCTAGTCTTAACGCTAAAGGTTTTTTAGCCAACGCAGCGACTTTCTCTATGGAAAATTACTTTTTTGCCAAACATTGCTCTTTTATCACGCTTCCTTTTATTTTTGATGTAACCTCTAATAATTTTGCTGATTTCATCGCTATGAGGGCTATGAGTTTTGATGGCAATCAAGAGAATAACGCTTGGGGCAATAGTGTGATGACGCTAAAAAGCGAGATCAATTCGCCTTTTTATCTGAACTTCCACATGCCTACTGATTTTGGTTCAGCTTCAGCGGGACACACTTTGATACTTGGTTCAACCGGTTCAGGTAAGACAGTGTTTATGTCAATGACCTTGAACGCTATGGGACAATTTGCTCACAATTTTCCTGCTAATGTCAGCAAAGACAAGCAAAAGCTCACTATGGTCTATATGGATAAAGATTATGGCGCTTATGGGAATATTGTCGCAATGGGTGGGGAGTATGTCAAGATTGAGCTAGGGACAGATACGGGATTAAATCCTTTTGCTTGGGCGGCTTGTGTGCAAAAATCCAATGCAACAATGGAGCAAAAACAAACAGCTATTTCTGTTGTCAAAGAGCTTGTGAAAAACTTAGCAACCAAAAGCGATGAAAAAGATGAAAATGGCAACAGCCTCTCTTTTAGCCTAGCAGATTCTAATACGCTTGCAGCGGCAGTAACCAACCTTATCACAGGAGATATGAACCTAGATTATCCCATCACTCAACTTATTAATGCTTTCGGGAAAGACCACAATGATCCCAATGGGCTTGTCGCGCGATTAGCGCCTTTTTGCAAATCAACCAATGGTGAATTTCAATGGCTTTTTGATAATAAAGCAACGGATCGCTTAGATTTTTCAAAAACGATTATTGGCGTTGATGGGTCAAGTTTCTTAGACAATAATGATGTTTCGCCCTTTATTTGTTTTTACCTTTTCGCTCGTATCCAAGAGGCAATGGATGGGCGTAGATTTGTCTTAGATATTGATGAAGCCTGGAAATATTTAGGCGATCCAAAGGTCGCTTATTTTGTAAGAGACATGCTAAAAACTGCAAGGAAAAGAAACGCTATTGTTAGACTTGCGACTCAAAGCATCACTGATCTTTTGGCTTGCCCTATTGCTGATACGATTAGAGAACAATGCCCTACAAAGATTTTTTTGAGAAACGATGGGGGCAATCTTTCTGATTACCAAAGATTGGCTAATGTTACAGAAAAAGAATTTGAAATCATCACTAAAGGGCTAGATAGGAAAATTCTCTACAAACAGGATGGAAGCCCTAGCGTTATCGCTAGTTTTAATTTGAGAGGCATTCCTAAAGAATATTTGAAAATTTTATCCACAGATACTGTATTTGTCAAAGAAATTGATAAGATTATCCAAAACCATAGTATCATAGATAAATATCAGGCCTTGAGACAAATGTATCAACAAATAGAGGAGTATTAA
- a CDS encoding zinc ribbon domain-containing protein, with product MEKNYLSTSFLDYKQQHNGKLLVKVPPQYTSKTCYHCGSINHKLKLNHRQYLCPDCGHKEHRDINAANNILSKGLSLFRVGNIHADFKG from the coding sequence TTGGAAAAGAATTACCTATCTACAAGCTTTTTAGACTACAAACAACAGCATAATGGCAAATTGTTAGTGAAAGTTCCCCCACAATACACCAGCAAAACTTGCTATCATTGTGGGAGCATCAACCATAAGCTCAAATTGAATCACAGGCAATATTTGTGTCCTGATTGTGGGCATAAAGAACACAGAGACATTAACGCTGCGAACAACATTTTGAGTAAAGGGTTAAGTCTTTTTAGGGTAGGAAATATTCATGCAGACTTTAAAGGATAA